Proteins encoded by one window of Musa acuminata AAA Group cultivar baxijiao chromosome BXJ2-9, Cavendish_Baxijiao_AAA, whole genome shotgun sequence:
- the LOC135623956 gene encoding uncharacterized protein LOC135623956, whose product MMIAAEKEGIAEDAGDPAAADPRAALPSPPLLSQNRRLHNFSFPTLSWRGQRFLRCSKLSDVATTEPARSADQDHRTSQMKSSPQRPLPVARDPKEEARRGREGKEADKASSCAATVAEATRPWNLRTRRAACNFPADRYGNHGSIYGATAMETIDPPMKTVRLQSDESKKGGMEKFSISLSRSEIEEDFFAIKGTKPSRRPKKRAKIVQRELDLEATIAFLQSLKNLMKRGAFPGKPLRFSIAA is encoded by the exons ATGATGATCGCCGCAGAGAAGGAAGGAATCGCCGAAGACGCCGGAGACCCGGCAGCGGCAGATCCCCGGGCCGCCTTGCCTTCTCCTCCGCTGCTCTCCCAAAACCGACGTCTCCATAATTTCTCGTTCCCGACTCTCAGCTGGCGTGGCCAGCGCTTCCTCCGCTGCTCCAAACTTTCCGACGTCGCCACAACCGAGCCCGCTAGATCGGCCGATCAGGACCACCGGACCTCCCAGATGAAATCTTCCCCGCAGAGGCCGTTGCCGGTCGCCCGGGATCCGAAGGAGGAGGCGAGAAGAGGGAGGGAAGGAAAGGAGGCGGACAAGGCATCCTCTTGTGCGGCTACCGTGGCAGAGGCCACAAGACCCTGGAACTTGAGGACGAGAAGGGCCGCTTGTAATTTCCCAGCTGACCGGTATGGTAATCATGGTTCTATTTATGGGGCTACAGCGATGGAGACGATTGATCCTCCGATGAAGACGGTGAGGCTGCAATCGGATGAGTCGAAGAAGGGTGGGATGGAGAAGTTCTCGATCTCTCTGTCTCGTTCGGAGATTGAGGAGGACTTTTTCGCTATCAAAGGGACGAAGCCCTCTCGGCGACCAAAGAAAAGGGCTAAGATTGTTCAGCGAGAACTAGAC CTAGAAGCTACAATTGCTTTCCTGCAGAGCTTGAAGAACCTGATGAAGAGAGGCGCCTTTCCGGGAAAACCCTTAAGGTTTTCAATTGCTGCCTAA
- the LOC135622251 gene encoding uncharacterized protein LOC135622251 isoform X1 — MAAAVSPPLVGASPLLSLLPPPRKRSAVPRAAVSASASARAKACSYQLREGQFRRFHRLPSGLAIEVIFQEAQAAAAAEEGLRNPPLVFIHGSFHAAWCWVEHWLPFFSDSGYDCYALSLLGQGESDVPSGAAAGTLKTHTSDVSDFIRKEVRSPPVLIGHSFGGLIVQSYISNMTYSYSSEQPSLSENLVAHPLLAGAVLVCSVPPTGNSGLVWRYLLTKPIAAIKVTLSLAAKAFANSLPLCKETFFSSTMEDHLVLKYQELMKASSKLPLFDLRKLNASLPVSPPAKGTVKLLIMGASDDFIVDTEGLQETATFYGVQAVCVEGVAHDVMLDSRWEKGAQTFLSWLQELQRDQIS, encoded by the exons ATGGCAGCAGCTGTTTCTCCTCCTCTCGTCGGCGCATCCCCGCTCCTTTCCCTCCTCCCACCACCCAGAAAACGATCCGCGGTGCCCCGAGCCGCCGTCTCTGCCTCCGCCTCCGCGAGAGCCAAGGCCTGCTCGTACCAGCTGAGGGAAGGGCAATTTCGCCGTTTCCACCGCCTGCCCTCTGGCCTGGCCATAGAGGTCATCTTCCAGGAGGCTCAGGCCGCGGCTGCGGCAGAAGAAGGTCTCCGGAATCCGCCGCTGGTTTTCATCCATGGGAGCTTCCACGCGGCCTGGTGCTGGGTCGAGCATTGGCTGCCTTTCTTTTCCGACTCCGGTTACGACTGCTACGCCCTCAGTCTCTTGGGTCAG GGTGAAAGTGATGTTCCATCAGGGGCGGCCGCTGGTACTCTTAAG ACACATACAAGTGACGTATCTGATTTTATCCGAAAAGAAGTCAGATCACCACCTGTTTTAATTGGGCATTCGTTTGGTGGCCTCATTGttcagtcttatatttcaaacatgACATATAGCTACTCCTCCGAACAACCATCTCTTTCTG AGAATCTCGTTGCACATCCACTGCTTGCAGGAGCTGTACTTGTATGTTCTGTGCCTCCTACAGGCAACAG TGGTCTTGTCTGGCGATATCTTTTAACCAAGCCAATTGCTGCTATCAAG GTGACACTCAGCTTGGCTGCCAAAGCTTTTGCAAATTCATTGCCACTGTGCAAAGAAACATTTTTCTCATCGACAATGGAGGATCACCTTGTCTTAAA GTATCAGGAGCTCATGAAAGCTAGCTCAAAGCTACCACTATTTGACCTGAGGAAGCTTAATGCATCATTACCTGTATCTCCACCAGCAAAAGGCACAGTGAAGCTCCTCATAATGGGTGCAAGTGATGACTTTATAGTT GACACAGAAGGGCTCCAGGAGACGGCTACGTTTTATGGTGTACAAGCAGTTTGCGTGGAAGGGGTCGCCCATGATGTGATGCTAGACTCTAGGTGGGAGAAAGGTGCACAAACGTTTCTATCGTGGTTGCAGGAATTGCAAAGAGATCAGATTTCTTGA
- the LOC135622251 gene encoding uncharacterized protein LOC135622251 isoform X2, which produces MAAAVSPPLVGASPLLSLLPPPRKRSAVPRAAVSASASARAKACSYQLREGQFRRFHRLPSGLAIEVIFQEAQAAAAAEEGLRNPPLVFIHGSFHAAWCWVEHWLPFFSDSGYDCYALSLLGQGESDVPSGAAAGTLKTHTSDVSDFIRKEVRSPPVLIGHSFGGLIVQSYISNMTYSYSSEQPSLSGAVLVCSVPPTGNSGLVWRYLLTKPIAAIKVTLSLAAKAFANSLPLCKETFFSSTMEDHLVLKYQELMKASSKLPLFDLRKLNASLPVSPPAKGTVKLLIMGASDDFIVDTEGLQETATFYGVQAVCVEGVAHDVMLDSRWEKGAQTFLSWLQELQRDQIS; this is translated from the exons ATGGCAGCAGCTGTTTCTCCTCCTCTCGTCGGCGCATCCCCGCTCCTTTCCCTCCTCCCACCACCCAGAAAACGATCCGCGGTGCCCCGAGCCGCCGTCTCTGCCTCCGCCTCCGCGAGAGCCAAGGCCTGCTCGTACCAGCTGAGGGAAGGGCAATTTCGCCGTTTCCACCGCCTGCCCTCTGGCCTGGCCATAGAGGTCATCTTCCAGGAGGCTCAGGCCGCGGCTGCGGCAGAAGAAGGTCTCCGGAATCCGCCGCTGGTTTTCATCCATGGGAGCTTCCACGCGGCCTGGTGCTGGGTCGAGCATTGGCTGCCTTTCTTTTCCGACTCCGGTTACGACTGCTACGCCCTCAGTCTCTTGGGTCAG GGTGAAAGTGATGTTCCATCAGGGGCGGCCGCTGGTACTCTTAAG ACACATACAAGTGACGTATCTGATTTTATCCGAAAAGAAGTCAGATCACCACCTGTTTTAATTGGGCATTCGTTTGGTGGCCTCATTGttcagtcttatatttcaaacatgACATATAGCTACTCCTCCGAACAACCATCTCTTTCTG GAGCTGTACTTGTATGTTCTGTGCCTCCTACAGGCAACAG TGGTCTTGTCTGGCGATATCTTTTAACCAAGCCAATTGCTGCTATCAAG GTGACACTCAGCTTGGCTGCCAAAGCTTTTGCAAATTCATTGCCACTGTGCAAAGAAACATTTTTCTCATCGACAATGGAGGATCACCTTGTCTTAAA GTATCAGGAGCTCATGAAAGCTAGCTCAAAGCTACCACTATTTGACCTGAGGAAGCTTAATGCATCATTACCTGTATCTCCACCAGCAAAAGGCACAGTGAAGCTCCTCATAATGGGTGCAAGTGATGACTTTATAGTT GACACAGAAGGGCTCCAGGAGACGGCTACGTTTTATGGTGTACAAGCAGTTTGCGTGGAAGGGGTCGCCCATGATGTGATGCTAGACTCTAGGTGGGAGAAAGGTGCACAAACGTTTCTATCGTGGTTGCAGGAATTGCAAAGAGATCAGATTTCTTGA
- the LOC135622251 gene encoding uncharacterized protein LOC135622251 isoform X3 translates to MAAAVSPPLVGASPLLSLLPPPRKRSAVPRAAVSASASARAKACSYQLREGQFRRFHRLPSGLAIEVIFQEAQAAAAAEEGLRNPPLVFIHGSFHAAWCWVEHWLPFFSDSGYDCYALSLLGQGESDVPSGAAAGTLKTHTSDVSDFIRKEVRSPPVLIGHSFGGLIVQSYISNMTYSYSSEQPSLSENLVAHPLLAGAVLVCSVPPTGNSGLVWRYLLTKPIAAIKVTLSLAAKAFANSLPLCKETFFSSTMEDHLVLKYQELMKASSKLPLFDLRKLNASLPVSPPAKGTVKLLIMGASDDFIVEIV, encoded by the exons ATGGCAGCAGCTGTTTCTCCTCCTCTCGTCGGCGCATCCCCGCTCCTTTCCCTCCTCCCACCACCCAGAAAACGATCCGCGGTGCCCCGAGCCGCCGTCTCTGCCTCCGCCTCCGCGAGAGCCAAGGCCTGCTCGTACCAGCTGAGGGAAGGGCAATTTCGCCGTTTCCACCGCCTGCCCTCTGGCCTGGCCATAGAGGTCATCTTCCAGGAGGCTCAGGCCGCGGCTGCGGCAGAAGAAGGTCTCCGGAATCCGCCGCTGGTTTTCATCCATGGGAGCTTCCACGCGGCCTGGTGCTGGGTCGAGCATTGGCTGCCTTTCTTTTCCGACTCCGGTTACGACTGCTACGCCCTCAGTCTCTTGGGTCAG GGTGAAAGTGATGTTCCATCAGGGGCGGCCGCTGGTACTCTTAAG ACACATACAAGTGACGTATCTGATTTTATCCGAAAAGAAGTCAGATCACCACCTGTTTTAATTGGGCATTCGTTTGGTGGCCTCATTGttcagtcttatatttcaaacatgACATATAGCTACTCCTCCGAACAACCATCTCTTTCTG AGAATCTCGTTGCACATCCACTGCTTGCAGGAGCTGTACTTGTATGTTCTGTGCCTCCTACAGGCAACAG TGGTCTTGTCTGGCGATATCTTTTAACCAAGCCAATTGCTGCTATCAAG GTGACACTCAGCTTGGCTGCCAAAGCTTTTGCAAATTCATTGCCACTGTGCAAAGAAACATTTTTCTCATCGACAATGGAGGATCACCTTGTCTTAAA GTATCAGGAGCTCATGAAAGCTAGCTCAAAGCTACCACTATTTGACCTGAGGAAGCTTAATGCATCATTACCTGTATCTCCACCAGCAAAAGGCACAGTGAAGCTCCTCATAATGGGTGCAAGTGATGACTTTATAGTT GAAATCGTATGA
- the LOC103996677 gene encoding transcription factor BEE 1-like isoform X1, whose protein sequence is MGEFAPILPFVEMDPDLELMRQLAELDGCATESPSMGLLMDNSDDYYLPHQPYFSVPFMEDSSGVPAECQKPVAEPQPVGPTEEQSHGASKRKAIAAPDTSSVNCAGLCSVTRRKKNVCKGSESGKTHKSNSKEVVHVRARRGQATDSHSLAERVRRKKINERMRCLQDLVPGCYKTMGMAGVLDEIINYVQSLQNQVEFLSMRLSAASSFYDYGMGVEAITTNQVNPCTEHLNCLFMCNVDRGGACSCSYAA, encoded by the exons ATGGGGGAGTTTGCGCCTATCCTCCCTTTCGTGGAAATGGACCCCGACTTGGAGCTGATGAGGCAGCTTGCAGAGCTCGACGGGTGTGCTACGGAGAGCCCAAGCATGGGATTGTTGATGGACAACTCCGATGATTACTACTTGCCTCATCAGCCATACTTCTCGGTGCCATTTATGGAGGACTCGTCCGGTGTGCCTGCGGAATGCCAAAAGCCGGTCGCGGAGCCGCAGCCTGTGGGCCCTACCGAAGAACAGAGTCATGGAGCCAGCAAAAGGAAGGCGATCGCAGCACCCGATACAAGTTCCGTGAACTGTGCAGGTCTCTGCTCGGTCacaaggaggaagaagaatgTATGTAAG GGCTCGGAGAGTGGGAAGACACACAAAAGCAATTCCAAGGAGGTGGTTCACGTGAGGGCGAGAAGAGGGCAAGCCACTGACAGCCACAGCCTAGCCGAGAGG GTGAGAAGGAAGAAGATCAATGAAAGAATGCGATGCTTACAAGACCTTGTTCCTGGATGTTACAAG ACGATGGGCATGGCAGGGGTGCTGGATGAGATAATCAACTATGTGCAGTCACTGCAGAACCAAGTTGAG TTTCTTTCCATGAGACTTTCTGCCGCCAGCTCTTTTTATGACTACGGCATGGGAGTCGAAGCGATCACAACAAATCAGGTGAACCCTTGCACGGAACATTTAAATTGTCTGTTCATGTGCAATGTCGATAGGGGAGGAGCTTGTTCTTGTTCTTATGCTGCCTAA
- the LOC103996677 gene encoding transcription factor BEE 1-like isoform X2 yields MGEFAPILPFVEMDPDLELMRQLAELDGCATESPSMGLLMDNSDDYYLPHQPYFSVPFMEDSSGVPAECQKPVAEPQPVGPTEEQSHGASKRKAIAAPDTSSVNCAGLCSVTRRKKNVCKGSESGKTHKSNSKEVVHVRARRGQATDSHSLAERVRRKKINERMRCLQDLVPGCYKTMGMAGVLDEIINYVQSLQNQVEFLSMRLSAASSFYDYGMGVEAITTNQAEAYEACPSGREGGEGGIWGLQ; encoded by the exons ATGGGGGAGTTTGCGCCTATCCTCCCTTTCGTGGAAATGGACCCCGACTTGGAGCTGATGAGGCAGCTTGCAGAGCTCGACGGGTGTGCTACGGAGAGCCCAAGCATGGGATTGTTGATGGACAACTCCGATGATTACTACTTGCCTCATCAGCCATACTTCTCGGTGCCATTTATGGAGGACTCGTCCGGTGTGCCTGCGGAATGCCAAAAGCCGGTCGCGGAGCCGCAGCCTGTGGGCCCTACCGAAGAACAGAGTCATGGAGCCAGCAAAAGGAAGGCGATCGCAGCACCCGATACAAGTTCCGTGAACTGTGCAGGTCTCTGCTCGGTCacaaggaggaagaagaatgTATGTAAG GGCTCGGAGAGTGGGAAGACACACAAAAGCAATTCCAAGGAGGTGGTTCACGTGAGGGCGAGAAGAGGGCAAGCCACTGACAGCCACAGCCTAGCCGAGAGG GTGAGAAGGAAGAAGATCAATGAAAGAATGCGATGCTTACAAGACCTTGTTCCTGGATGTTACAAG ACGATGGGCATGGCAGGGGTGCTGGATGAGATAATCAACTATGTGCAGTCACTGCAGAACCAAGTTGAG TTTCTTTCCATGAGACTTTCTGCCGCCAGCTCTTTTTATGACTACGGCATGGGAGTCGAAGCGATCACAACAAATCAG GCAGAAGCATACGAAGCTTGCCCGAGTGGCAGAGAAGGTGGTGAGGGAGGGATATGGGGATTGCAGTAG
- the LOC135623926 gene encoding LOB domain-containing protein 40-like: protein MRMSCNGCRVLRKGCSDGCTIRPCLQWIKSPEAQANATVFLAKFYGRAGLANLIDAGPEHLRPAIFQSLLYEACGRIVNPIYGSVGLLWSGSWQLCQAAVEAVLKGAPVTQISSNSAAAAVPAFKAYDIRHVAKKSDAAAVPGGLHSVAARSRTRFKRSAVGPAALSAGGLAVSEPGLFRRAESHDSEESRENGSAFSGETAERSHVSQGEPDAEPADVGLDLRLGLEPESRNGGGVAGGEPAVVPQMERRKASAADPCRVELGLSLAA from the exons ATGCGGATGAGCTGCAATGGATGTCGAGTCCTGCGGAAAGGCTGCAGCGACGGGTGCACCATCCGCCCCTGCCTGCAGTGGATCAAGAGCCCCGAAGCCCAGGCCAACGCCACCGTATTCCTTGCCAAGTTCTACGGCCGCGCAGGACTCGCCAACCTTATCGACGCTGGCCCCGAGCATCTCCGCCCTG CTATATTCCAGTCGCTGTTGTACGAGGCCTGTGGGCGGATCGTGAACCCGATATATGGTTCCGTGGGCTTACTCTGGTCCGGCAGCTGGCAGCTCTGCCAGGCGGCCGTTGAGGCGGTGCTCAAGGGGGCGCCCGTCACCCAGATCTCCTCAAATTCCGCTGCCGCTGCTGTTCCGGCGTTCAAGGCCTACGACATCCGCCACGTGGCCAAGAAGTCCGACGCTGCTGCCGTTCCAGGAGGTCTCCACAGTGTCGCAGCCAGATCCCGCACCCGGTTCAAGCGCTCAGCCGTCGGGCCAGCTGCTTTGTCTGCGGGGGGGCTTGCCGTCTCGGAGCCGGGGCTCTTCCGCCGGGCGGAGAGCCATGATTCGGAGGAGAGCCGCGAGAACGGGAGCGCGTTCTCGGGGGAGACGGCGGAGCGGTCGCACGTGAGCCAGGGGGAGCCGGACGCGGAACCCGCCGACGTGGGGCTCGATCTGAGGCTGGGGCTGGAGCCGGAAAGCCGGAACGGGGGAGGAGTCGCAGGGGGCGAGCCGGCTGTAGTACCGCAGATGGAGAGGCGGAAAGCATCGGCAGCGGACCCGTGCCGAGTGGAGTTGGGCCTCAGCTTGGCTGCGTGA
- the LOC135623958 gene encoding protein NEGATIVE REGULATOR OF RESISTANCE-like, with the protein MGGRETERRIIIPSSYLMATAAAKKRPGGDGAEEERWTRRCRAEEAQVTDDEVEEFFAILQRMREAARFFVATRGGAAGREGVGGEAKGERVKQTARRWQPAFEREDFEESGAVENAAPRGMDAAVSEGVEAVVESGIPRDSLDLNAVPVTEELNRA; encoded by the coding sequence ATGGGAGGGAGAGAAACTGAGAGGAGGATAATTATTCCTTCGTCCTATCTTATGGCGACGGCGGCGGCCAAGAAGAGGCCGGGTGGCGAcggcgccgaggaggagaggtggaCACGACGGTGCAGGGCCGAGGAGGCTCAGGTGACCGACGACGAGGTCGAGGAGTTCTTCGCCATCCTCCAGCGGATGCGGGAGGCCGCCAGATTCTTCGTTGCGACGAGGGGTGGTGCTGCTGGTCGTGAGGGCGTCGGCGGCGAAGCCAAGGGGGAGAGGGTGAAGCAGACGGCTCGGCGGTGGCAGCCGGCGTTCGAGAGGGAGGACTTCGAGGAGTCGGGCGCCGTCGAGAATGCCGCACCGAGGGGGATGGATGCGGCGGTATCGGAGGGGGTTGAAGCGGTGGTGGAGAGCGGGATCCCGAGGGACTCGCTCGATCTGAACGCCGTGCCGGTGACGGAGGAATTAAATCGAGCGTGA
- the LOC135622253 gene encoding uncharacterized protein LOC135622253 — protein sequence MQSSGEQKRHREDSDESESPEVKRLRADLLLDMLDDDPGAGNQDLESVIRSLEKEIAYPSPHSKLQHEPSVSAGQPELGYLLEASDDELGLPPTAAASSVDEDVGAAEAAGLGTVPEPEEVGFGQIWGFEDPIESYGGFGLEREMAMVAEDDGLVFDYPEEVASGPYDPSDLLWRPESLPAA from the coding sequence atgcagAGCTCCGGTGAGCAGAAGCGCCATCGCGAGGACTCCGACGAGTCGGAGTCGCCGGAGGTCAAGCGCCTCCGGGCAGATCTTCTCCTCGACATGCTTGATGACGATCCCGGCGCTGGTAACCAGGACCTCGAGTCGGTCATTAGGAGCTTGGAGAAGGAGATCGCCTATCCGTCGCCTCATTCCAAGCTACAGCACGAGCCGTCGGTCTCGGCGGGACAGCCCGAACTTGGGTATCTCTTAGAGGCCTCCGACGACGAGCTCGGCCTCCCGCCGACCGCAGCCGCTTCGTCGGTGGACGAGGATGTAGGAGCCGCTGAAGCGGCGGGGCTGGGAACCGTGCCGGAGCCGGAGGAAGTCGGGTTTGGGCAGATTTGGGGTTTTGAAGACCCGATCGAGAGCTACGGGGGGTTCGGCCTGGAGAGAGAGATGGCGATGGTGGCGGAGGATGACGGGCTGGTGTTCGACTACCCCGAGGAGGTAGCATCGGGGCCATATGATCCATCTGATCTCTTGTGGCGCCCGGAGTCGCTTCCCGCCGCCTGA
- the LOC135622252 gene encoding protein ROOT PRIMORDIUM DEFECTIVE 1-like gives MLRTSILQKVSSPTSNEMCCFVPFDCSIQKRWKKPVDSAQTRLENRTRDLKLDKLMNQLKKLRLVMGVHELMAKRRGHYTSVQLLSRWKHMVGLNTEIGDFLHKYPHIFETYIHPVKKNLCCKLTQKMIDLIAEEARVIRASEFTVVQRLRKLLMMSTLGTLNLHALWLSRRELGLPDDFRDSVIPKYPDCFRVELPDTLVLISRDASLAEAEIEKWREKEYREKWLGEHETKYAFPIQFPTGFKIEKGSRERLKNWQMLPYTKPYEKKHVIRICNVLRFEKCAVGILHEFLSLTMEKMVEVERLSHYRRDFRMEVNVRELILKHPGIFYISTKGSTQTVFLREAYSKGCLIEPNPVYAVRRKMLDLVSLGCRNTNQKRRLEQLDERCDNQYNGDLVAQMAECHDEEHIMEDLCSSSLHSDEEDAV, from the coding sequence ATGCTACGAACAAGCATATTGCAGAAGGTTTCTTCTCCCACATCGAACGAGATGTGCTGCTTTGTCCCATTTGACTGCAGCATACAGAAAAGATGGAAGAAACCAGTGGATTCTGCACAAACTCGTCTGGAGAACAGAACAAGAGATCTCAAGCTTGACAAGCTGATGAATCAGTTGAAGAAGCTAAGGTTGGTAATGGGAGTTCATGAGCTAATGGCAAAACGTAGGGGTCACTACACATCCGTTCAGCTCCTCTCTAGATGGAAACACATGGTTGGCTTGAATACAGAAATAGGTGACTTTCTTCACAAGTATCCCCATATTTTTGAGACGTACATTCACCCTGTTAAGAAGAATCTTTGttgcaaactcactcaaaagatgaTCGATTTGATTGCGGAGGAAGCTAGGGTCATTAGAGCATCTGAATTCACTGTTGTTCAGCGTTTGAGGAAGCTTCTGATGATGTCAACTCTTGGAACGTTGAACCTCCATGCACTATGGCTTTCAAGGAGGGAGTTGGGATTGCCGGATGATTTCAGGGATTCAGTGATTCCAAAGTATCCAGATTGTTTTAGAGTTGAACTTCCTGATACCTTGGTACTCATCTCTCGAGATGCAAGTTTGGCTGAAGCTGAGATTGAGAAATGGAGGGAGAAAGAGTACAGAGAGAAATGGTTGGGTGAGCACGAAACCAAGTATGCTTTTCCAATTCAGTTTCCTACAGGTTTTAAGATCGAAAAAGGATCGAGAGAAAGGCTGAAGAACTGGCAGATGCTTCCTTACACGAAGCCTTATGAGAAGAAGCATGTTATCAGGATTTGCAATGTTCTGCGTTTTGAGAAATGTGCTGTCGGCATTCTTCATGAATTTCTGAGTTTGACAATGGAGAAGATGGTTGAGGTCGAAAGGTTGTCGCATTACAGAAGAGATTTTAGGATGGAAGTTAATGTGAGGGAGCTCATTCTTAAACACCCGGGCATATTTTACATCTCCACCAAGGGGAGCACCCAAACCGTGTTTCTTAGAGAAGCTTACAGCAAAGGTTGTCTGATTGAGCCCAACCCTGTTTATGCAGTACGAAGGAAAATGTTGGACCTGGTTTCGCTGGGATGCAGAAATACCAACCAGAAGCGACGACTGGAGCAACTTGATGAGCGATGCGACAATCAGTATAATGGAGATCTGGTTGCTCAGATGGCAGAATGTCATGATGAAGAACATATCATGGAGGATCTCTGCAGCAGCAGTCTTCACTCTGATGAGGAAGATGCAGTGTGA